TGAGAAGCTTGGGCTTAGCAAGCGGGATGCCAAAGAGCTGGTTGAGCTGTTTTTCGAAGAAGTGAGACGTGCTTTGGAAAATGGTGAACAGGTCAAATTGTCCGGTTTTGGCAACTTTGATCTCCGCGACAAGAATCAACGTCCGGGACGTAACCCAAAGACTGGCGAAGATATTCCGATTACGGCACGGCGCGTGGTGACGTTCCGCCCGGGTCAGAAGCTCAAAAGTCGGGTTGAGAACGCCTCGCCGAAAGAAGACTAATCTCTGCTATATAAAAGGCCGCGCAAGCGGCCTTTTTCATGTTCTGCGTCCACGGTGGCGATGTTTTTTGCTGCTGTTATCACTCCACGCTCCCTTCACAATGTCAGGATTTCGTAAGTTACCGGAAAGTATGATGAAAATCATCCGTCA
This is a stretch of genomic DNA from Winslowiella toletana. It encodes these proteins:
- the ihfA gene encoding integration host factor subunit alpha produces the protein MALTKAEMSEYLFEKLGLSKRDAKELVELFFEEVRRALENGEQVKLSGFGNFDLRDKNQRPGRNPKTGEDIPITARRVVTFRPGQKLKSRVENASPKED